GTAGCCTGAGAGATTTCATTTACCCAGCTTTTCAGGCTTTCCTTACCAACCGAAATGCCCTTTATTTCTCGTTTATCGTTCACTCCGATAAATATTGTCCCGCCACGAGCGTTTGCAAATGCTGACGTTGTTTCGAGCACATCTTTATCAAAACTTTCTTCGAGCTCCACGGTTTCACTTTCTCCATTCCCGATTATTTTTAACATTTCCTTTTCATCCATAAATATCATCTTTATAGAAATATTTCGTCAAACCCGCACCCTCCGCCGAACTTCCCGTCAACAGTGCAGTTCACGCCGCCATACTGGGTTCCGTCGTTTCCATATCCTGATGAATCCTGCGTACTGTTCGCGATGTTGTTTGAATTGCCGGACAACTCGAGCCAGACGCCGTATCCGCTTGAGCCAAAGGTTGTGATGGTGTTGTTTGAGACGTTGTTTGAATTGCTGGACGATTGGAGCCGGACGCCGTATCCGAATAAGCCCGATGTTATTATAGTATTATTTTGTATTGTTCCGTTTGAAGCGCCATAGAAATAAATCGCGTAAGAGCTTAAAGGCGTTGAATTCCCCTGCAAAATATTCGCATTCTTTATTGTTGTGAAGTTGTAGCCCAACTGGTTGTCTATTGCATACCCCGCCGCAGTCTTTGAATAATTGATTGTATAACCGGCGCCGTCAAGGGTGACGTTATTCTCCTTGATTGTGAAGCACGTCCCTGCGGATGAGACATTCTGCATTAATATGTAACTTCCTCCGGCACGTGTCAGGTTCTGACAAGCATATATGCCATAAGGCGGATTAGCGTCAATTACAACCTGTTTTGTTGCGGTCTGATTCACATTTCCCGCCAAATCCTGTGCGTATGCTGTGTAGTTGTAGATGCCGTCCGGCGTGTTGGTAAAGTTGTGGTATAATCTGTAAACTCCGGCGTTGTAGGATGCGTTGATTTCTTCTGGCGACAAAGCGCGGTTCCAGATTTTGACTTCATCAACATTGCCGCTGAAATTTCGCTTCAAATCAAATCGGTTTCCGATAAAAAGCGGATTGGAATCTTTTCTGAGGATGCCAGTCACGTTTTTAGTATCGCTTAAGTTGCCATCCAAATATAATTTAAAGTCAGTACCATTGTAAGTAATTGCAGTATGGTGCCAAGCATCTTTTGAAATGCTCATTTGACTAGTTGCGATACCTTCGGTAGCGTTGGCAATATCTGCCTGCAAATTGCCAGTTAAGGTTATTTGAAATAAAAACGATCCATTGCTTGACGAATTCCAGTTCGAGACAAAGTATCCTTGTGGTATGCCGGTTGGCGGATAAATCCATGCCTCAACAGTAATATAATCCGGCTCAAGCGAAGCGCTATATGGAACCACAACATAATCGTCCACACCGTCAAAATCAAGCGCATTGCCAAATTTTCCAGTTGTATTTGTTGGGCAGTTTGAGCCGACGCACGTCCCGTTGTTTCCGTATGCTGACCAGTCGCGGAACTTAGTTGAGTTTTCTCCGGATTCATTGTTGAATCTCCACCAGCCAACCAAACCCCTATCAAAATCAATAAATGCGGTCACATTACCTGCATCGGATATTGAAGTATTCACATATGTCCAAGTTCTGCTGACGAAAGAATTATTTGCGTCTGTCGGGGAATAAAATGTTATGGCTGGGACTGCAAAAGCGAAATACGCAAAAAACACCAAGAACACTGCAGCAAAAAATAAAGATACATGGATTTGCGGCCTTGAATACGATTTTTTTATGCAATTTCTGAAATATTTGTTGTATCCGCATGCTTTGCTAAAGATATTTATAATTTTGTGATTCCGAAGGGTGTTAGTTTTCAACGCAAAGCCTGCCTGAAATAAAAAAATGAGAGCGCTAAGAAATGACAAAACAAGAATAAGATTAGAGCAAATGCTAAAATCACGCATCAACAGCACCAGATAACATATATTTTCTCACGATTCTATATATACTTGTAGCGATTTTTTATTGCATTGCAGTAAAAAAGCTTGAAAATAATTCAGATTTTCATGATTTTTTGTGTTTACCGTAAACGACGGAGAAATTTTTGTTTACTGTCAACACACACATATAAAGATGTTTGTTTATCATAAACAAGGGAGATAACTTCAAAGAATTTTAGTGCGAAGTCATGAAACATTTATGTGTTTCAAGCCTTCGAAATTTTCGCTCTGCGATTCAATGCAGGGCTTCAAATGTTCAAAGTGAAAAAAATGGACAGCCAAAAAACATCCATTTCCCTTGAATTGGAAGCGCTGAAAAAAGAGATAACGAAAGTAACTGAAAATCGCGGCGGTTTAGACATCGACTGTGATTTAACAAATGAGTCAGAAGACAAAAGAGAAATCAAAGACACTTCAAATAATAATGTGAGCATTCTTATAACGTATTCCCTCTTAAAGAAAAACAGATCAAAGAAAATGCTTTTCAACTACGAGCTAATAGGCAGAAACGGAAAGGATGGATTGCTTCAGACACTCAATGGAGAAAAGGTCACTTCAGGTTGTTTTATAGCACCTAAAGATAAAGAGAACTCGATTGATGAATTTCTCAAAAAACACGATATTGAATTCTCAAAGAGAAATATAACGCTCATCAATAATTGATCCCTTCAAAAATCAATACATAATCAGTTAAACACACCAAAGGATTAAAAGCCGTGATTTGTTTTAATACGTAATTGACCATCCAGCCGCACCAATCCATCGCTAAATGTGTGAGGTTTTTGACAGGCTGAAGATAACTTCTAACAGTCTATTTCTTATCCCGCCCTTGCAACCAGCACCCAATTGTAGCCGCTGGTGGAGTTTCTCATGCATGCATACATGTAATCATCCACTCCACTCCCTGATTGCTCAAGCCAGAAAGTGCCTCTTTGT
This genomic stretch from Nanoarchaeota archaeon harbors:
- a CDS encoding LamG domain-containing protein, translating into MFFAYFAFAVPAITFYSPTDANNSFVSRTWTYVNTSISDAGNVTAFIDFDRGLVGWWRFNNESGENSTKFRDWSAYGNNGTCVGSNCPTNTTGKFGNALDFDGVDDYVVVPYSASLEPDYITVEAWIYPPTGIPQGYFVSNWNSSSNGSFLFQITLTGNLQADIANATEGIATSQMSISKDAWHHTAITYNGTDFKLYLDGNLSDTKNVTGILRKDSNPLFIGNRFDLKRNFSGNVDEVKIWNRALSPEEINASYNAGVYRLYHNFTNTPDGIYNYTAYAQDLAGNVNQTATKQVVIDANPPYGIYACQNLTRAGGSYILMQNVSSAGTCFTIKENNVTLDGAGYTINYSKTAAGYAIDNQLGYNFTTIKNANILQGNSTPLSSYAIYFYGASNGTIQNNTIITSGLFGYGVRLQSSSNSNNVSNNTITTFGSSGYGVWLELSGNSNNIANSTQDSSGYGNDGTQYGGVNCTVDGKFGGGCGFDEIFL